The following are encoded together in the Streptomyces rapamycinicus NRRL 5491 genome:
- a CDS encoding LCP family protein encodes MDAQGPGGAGDFDPADQWVFDPNTGNYELRLNPAETSADDTTELRRVSRSSSGDGTTGSEPRGRRRAAKREAEKETATGPVSRRKPKPKKSKTKKALYWGSGTLAFLLVGGSAAAYFVYQHLNNNISKVDVGENNAAVSDGPMNILLIGTDRRDGKGNEGYGDAGSVGHADTTLLFHVSADRSNATVLSFPRDMITDIPDCTVKEDGRRKKIPGEDEVRFNTSLGQEGRDPGCTWQTVEKITGLEVDHFMMADFNAVKSMSTAVGGVDICLGKDINDPKSHLNLKKGRHTVEGEQALAFVRTRHAVGFGGDLDRIKLQQQFLSSLMRKMKSSGTLSSPGKMWDLAQTATKALTVDTGIGTVSKLASLGKNLSKVDLKNVTFATVPVVDNTDGATVLLDKTKAEPLFSMVRQDVSLTEVKKKEKAAKDEQAARLKGPKADPADVRVKVLNGSGQFGAAQETVDWMQNTEGMSRTSNGGNAPSELKKTTLEYAPNQADQARRLADSMGLPASAMKEGTKDAEPMAEMTLTLGADFKGAGTPISAPSKAPKDIQRVEADDKDVCAK; translated from the coding sequence GTGGACGCGCAAGGCCCTGGCGGGGCGGGTGACTTCGACCCAGCCGATCAGTGGGTGTTCGACCCGAATACGGGCAACTACGAGCTGCGGCTGAATCCCGCCGAGACATCGGCGGACGACACCACGGAGCTGCGACGGGTCTCCAGATCGTCGAGCGGCGACGGCACCACCGGCTCCGAGCCCAGAGGGCGCCGCCGCGCGGCCAAACGAGAGGCGGAGAAGGAGACGGCGACGGGCCCGGTCAGCCGTCGCAAGCCGAAGCCGAAGAAGTCGAAGACGAAGAAGGCGCTCTACTGGGGCAGCGGCACCCTGGCCTTCCTGCTGGTGGGCGGTTCGGCCGCGGCGTACTTCGTCTATCAGCACCTGAACAACAACATCAGCAAGGTGGACGTCGGCGAGAACAACGCCGCGGTCTCCGACGGCCCGATGAACATCCTGCTGATCGGCACCGACCGCCGGGACGGCAAGGGGAACGAGGGCTACGGCGACGCGGGCAGCGTCGGCCACGCCGACACCACCCTGCTGTTCCACGTCTCCGCGGACCGGTCGAACGCGACGGTGCTGAGCTTCCCGCGCGACATGATCACCGACATCCCGGACTGCACCGTGAAGGAAGACGGCCGGCGGAAGAAGATCCCGGGCGAGGACGAGGTGCGGTTCAACACCAGTCTGGGACAGGAGGGCCGCGACCCCGGCTGCACCTGGCAGACGGTGGAGAAGATCACCGGGCTGGAGGTCGACCACTTCATGATGGCCGACTTCAACGCGGTCAAGAGCATGTCCACGGCGGTCGGCGGGGTGGACATCTGCCTCGGCAAGGACATCAACGACCCCAAGTCGCACCTGAACCTGAAGAAGGGGCGGCACACGGTCGAGGGCGAGCAGGCCCTGGCGTTCGTCCGGACCCGGCACGCCGTCGGCTTCGGCGGCGACCTGGACCGGATCAAGCTCCAGCAGCAGTTCCTGAGCTCGCTGATGCGCAAGATGAAGTCCAGCGGCACGCTCTCCAGCCCGGGCAAGATGTGGGACCTGGCCCAGACCGCCACCAAGGCGCTCACCGTGGACACCGGGATCGGCACCGTCTCCAAGCTGGCCTCGCTGGGGAAGAACCTGAGCAAGGTCGATCTCAAGAACGTCACCTTCGCGACGGTTCCGGTCGTCGACAACACCGACGGTGCGACCGTGCTGCTCGACAAGACCAAGGCCGAGCCGCTGTTCTCCATGGTCCGGCAGGACGTCTCGCTGACCGAGGTCAAGAAGAAGGAGAAGGCGGCCAAGGACGAGCAGGCGGCGCGGCTCAAGGGGCCGAAGGCCGATCCCGCCGACGTCCGGGTCAAGGTGCTCAACGGCAGCGGGCAGTTCGGCGCCGCCCAGGAGACCGTCGACTGGATGCAGAACACCGAGGGGATGTCCCGCACCAGCAACGGCGGAAACGCTCCGTCAGAACTGAAGAAGACGACGCTGGAGTACGCTCCCAACCAGGCCGACCAGGCGCGTCGGCTGGCCGACAGCATGGGGCTGCCCGCCTCCGCCATGAAGGAAGGCACGAAGGACGCCGAGCCGATGGCGGAGATGACGCTGACGCTGGGCGCGGACTTCAAGGGCGCCGGCACACCGATCTCCGCCCCGTCGAAGGCGCCGAAGGACATTCAGAGGGTCGAGGCCGACGACAAGGACGTCTGCGCCAAGTGA
- a CDS encoding LCP family protein, whose translation MTTDSSEPAPRRRRRWPRVLALGAALLVLSVAGVGWWFYERLDGNIHTDTRTANELKKYEAERPVSVVRDAQNILLIGSDNRGGKGNGKYGKDTGTQRSDTTILLHLQAGGKSATAVSIPRDLMVDIPACEGADGKRAQARFAQFNWAFESGGAACSIRTVEKLTGIRVDHHMIVDFSGFKRLVNAVGGVEMCLKEPVDDAEAHLKLPAGRQVLHGEQALGYVRARYSIGDGSDTERIGRQQEFMSSLVKKVQSNGVLLNPAKLYPVLNAATSSLTTDPGLDSLKDLYALARGVRDIPRDKIRFLTIPRQPYTYDKNRDELVQPDADRLFRQLRLDRPVPVSHAVTASAGGGPKAADLTGYQGTTAARGICE comes from the coding sequence GTGACGACCGACAGCTCTGAGCCTGCGCCGAGACGCAGGCGCCGCTGGCCGCGCGTCCTCGCGCTGGGCGCGGCCTTGCTGGTGCTGTCGGTCGCCGGGGTGGGGTGGTGGTTCTACGAGCGCCTCGACGGCAATATCCACACCGATACCCGGACCGCGAACGAGCTGAAGAAGTACGAGGCCGAGCGGCCGGTGTCGGTGGTGCGGGACGCGCAGAACATCCTGCTGATCGGTTCCGACAACCGGGGCGGCAAGGGCAACGGCAAGTACGGCAAGGACACCGGCACGCAGCGCTCGGACACCACGATCCTGCTGCATCTGCAGGCCGGCGGTAAGAGCGCCACGGCCGTCTCCATCCCGCGCGACCTGATGGTGGACATCCCGGCCTGTGAGGGGGCGGACGGCAAGCGCGCCCAGGCCCGGTTCGCCCAGTTCAACTGGGCGTTCGAATCCGGTGGCGCGGCCTGTTCGATCCGCACCGTCGAGAAGCTGACCGGGATCCGCGTCGACCACCACATGATCGTGGACTTCAGCGGCTTCAAGCGGCTGGTGAACGCGGTCGGCGGGGTGGAGATGTGCCTGAAGGAGCCCGTGGACGACGCCGAAGCGCATCTGAAGCTGCCCGCGGGCCGTCAGGTCCTCCACGGCGAGCAGGCCCTGGGCTATGTGCGCGCCCGGTACAGCATCGGCGACGGCAGCGACACGGAGCGCATCGGACGGCAACAGGAGTTCATGAGCTCGCTTGTGAAGAAAGTGCAGAGCAATGGTGTGCTGCTCAATCCCGCGAAGCTGTATCCGGTGCTCAACGCCGCGACGTCCTCGCTGACCACGGATCCGGGCCTGGATTCGCTCAAAGATCTGTACGCTCTGGCGCGCGGGGTGCGGGACATCCCCCGGGACAAGATCCGCTTCCTCACGATTCCGCGGCAGCCCTACACGTACGACAAGAACCGCGATGAGCTCGTCCAACCCGATGCCGACCGCCTGTTCCGGCAGTTGCGGCTGGATCGGCCGGTGCCGGTGTCCCACGCCGTCACGGCCTCGGCGGGCGGCGGGCCGAAGGCCGCCGACCTCACCGGGTACCAGGGGACGACCGCGGCGCGCGGCATCTGCGAGTAA
- a CDS encoding TIGR03089 family protein translates to MNATDRTPADLLGSALDADPSRPLVTFYDDATGERVELSVATFANWVAKTANLLQDDLAAAPGDRCALLLPAHWQTAVWLVACSSVGVLVDIGGDPASADLVVSGPDSLKEARECSGERVALSLQPLGGRFPQLPEGFADYAVEVPSQGDRFAPYSPVDPYTPALAVGGVELTSAEVVERAAADAAGRGLGPGSRILSGLSYGTWEGLSYGLYAPLASGGSVVLCRHLDRLDEKGLAGRKESERVTATTP, encoded by the coding sequence GTGAACGCCACCGATCGCACCCCCGCCGACCTGCTGGGATCCGCGCTCGACGCGGATCCCTCCCGCCCGCTCGTAACCTTCTACGACGACGCCACGGGCGAACGCGTCGAACTCTCCGTGGCCACCTTCGCCAATTGGGTGGCGAAGACCGCCAATCTGCTCCAGGACGATCTCGCCGCGGCGCCCGGCGACAGATGCGCGCTACTGCTCCCCGCCCACTGGCAGACCGCCGTGTGGCTGGTGGCCTGCTCCTCGGTCGGGGTCCTCGTGGACATCGGGGGCGACCCGGCCTCCGCCGACCTCGTCGTCAGCGGCCCGGACAGCCTCAAGGAGGCGCGGGAGTGCTCCGGGGAGCGGGTGGCGCTGTCGCTTCAGCCGCTGGGCGGCCGCTTCCCCCAGTTGCCGGAGGGGTTCGCGGACTACGCCGTGGAGGTGCCCAGCCAGGGCGACCGCTTCGCCCCGTACTCCCCCGTGGACCCGTATACGCCCGCGCTGGCCGTCGGCGGTGTGGAGCTGACGAGCGCCGAGGTGGTGGAGCGGGCGGCCGCCGACGCCGCCGGGCGGGGGCTCGGGCCCGGTTCGCGGATCCTGTCGGGGCTGTCGTACGGCACTTGGGAGGGGCTGTCGTACGGGCTGTACGCGCCGCTGGCCAGTGGCGGTTCGGTGGTGCTCTGCCGCCACCTGGACCGGCTGGACGAGAAGGGGCTTGCCGGGCGCAAGGAGAGCGAGCGCGTCACCGCCACCACGCCCTGA